The genomic window TGTGTGTAGGGCCTTAAACTAGCTTTTGCTACCGCAGCTTCTAAATCTTTTGTAATTAGGTTGTAGGTATCGTTAATTGAAGAACGATTAACTTTTCTGGCCTGTGCAGCCTCTAAAGGTTCTGTAACTAAAAAAACACCACCGTACAAACGCACTAGGTTAAAATAGTGATAAGCTCTAATAAAAAGTGCTTGCCCCACCAATTCATCACGTTGTGCTTCGGTAACATCTGCCGTAGGCGTACTAAATACCAATTGATTGTTTTGATAGGTTACGCCCAAACTTCTGAGCACATAATTTACGTTTCTGATATTTTTATAAGTTGCTAACCAATAGTTGTAAATTTGCTGGTGTTGTGGCCCAGCGGTGTACAGGTTAAGCACATTAAGCTCCATGTTGGTATTGGTAGTACTATTTACCGAACGCTGGCGGGCATTATCGCTTCTTAGCTCTGTAAATTGCCATTCGTTAATTAGTGGTTCTTGCATGCCGTTGTAGCATCCTGATAAGGCTACACTAACCTCCTTATAATTCTTGTAAAAATTGTTTACCGTTTCGTTAGATACAGGTTCTACATCAATTATTTTTTTGCATGAAGTAAGGGCAGCAGCCAATGATACCACAATAATGAAGCGAGTTGTTATTTGTTTAAATTGTTTCATGATTTGATGGTATTAGAAGTTAAAATCAAGACCAAAAGTGTAAGTTCTATTCACTGGGAAACCACCTCTTTGGTAACCCGCCACTACTGGCGATGCATAAGAGGCCGTAGTTAACCTAGCTTCGGGATTAATTCCTCGGTAAGAACTACCTGTAATAAAAAACACATTATCTACAGAAGCATACAACCTTAAACTACTTACATTAAACTTTTTAAGTGCCTTAGCTGGTAGTGTATAACCTACAATGATGTTTCTAAGATAGGCGTAGGTTGCACTTTCTACACCGTAATCTGTTAGCAACAAATCTGCGGCAATACCATTGGTAAAATATGGTGTTTTACCATCGCCGGGGTTGGCTGGACTTACCCATCTATCTTTGATGTATCGCTCGTTCTGTCTTTTCGATTCGTTATAGAATAAATCGCCGTTAATTAATTGGCCACCTTGAGAACCCTGCATCAAGATATTCAAATCAAATTTCTTATATCTGATGGTATTGGTTAAGCCCCAGGTAAAATCTGGAAAAGGGTTTCCCATTATTACCCTATCGCTAAGGTCAATTTTATTATCGCCATTGATGTCTTTTAACTTTACACCTCCTGCGGCAAAGTAGCCTTGCAAAATAGAGGTTTGTCCGCCAGCAACAGCTGCATCCGCTTCGTCTTGCGATATCCACACGCCATCGGTTTTGTAACCAAAAAACTGCACATAAGGTTGCCCAACAATAGAAGCGTAAATTTCGCTACGCTCGCCGTAGTTTAGCAAGTAAGGCTCATTACCCCCAAGCTTTAGCAGTTTGTTTCTATTTGCCGCCACATTAAGAGAGGTTGTCCAATTAAAGTTTTTAGTACCTATGTTGTTAGAGGTAAATTCTATTTCGAAACCTTGATTTCTGATTTTGCCGTTGTTTGTCCAAAAAGAATCAGAACCAGTAATTGCCTGTTGTGCTTGTTGCAGCAAAAGTTTATCGGTTATGGAGTGGTAATATTCTAAGCTTAACTGAATTTTATTTCTAAATAAGCCCACATCTAAACCAATATTGGTAGACTTTGTGGTTTCCCACGTGATATTTGGGCCAAAGGTTACCAAATTATTTGGCGATTGACCCGGGCTAACTTGACCTGTACCTTCGCCAAATACATAGTTAGATCTAAACAACAAATCTAAATAAGAGAATGGCGTGATTCGGTTGTTTCCTGTTTCGCCATAACTTGCTCTAATTTTAAGGTTCTCTAACCATTTTTTTGAGCCTTTCATGAACGATTCGGATGCAATGTTCCAACCTGCAGAGAAAGCTGGGAACCAACCTCTTCTGTTACCTGGGCCAAAAATAGAACTCTCGTCTGTACGTAAACTGGCCGTAGCAATGTACTTGCCTTTATAATCGTAATTTACACGACCAAGGTAAGACACCAAACCAGTTTTTACGTTTACGGGTATAGCTGGTGCTTGGTCAAAATAAGCAGCTTGGTTTAAAGTGCTAAAATCATCTGAAGGAAAATTATAACCAATTTGCTGCGAACCTTTTACAGAATTACTTTGCAACGTAAAACCTAATAAACCCGTGAAATTATGGTTACCAAAGTTCTTTTTATAATTCATGGTATTTTCCCATAGAATATCTACGGTAGTTCCGGTAGTAATGGTGGCTTGGTTTACATCGCCATCTTTTCTAGCCTCGCTTCTTATAAAGTTTCTATCTTCTCTAGATAAATAATAAGCTCCTACCGAACTCTTAAATGAAAGATTTTTGTTCGGATTATAGGTTAAATCTGTTCCCGATTGAAAACGATAGCTCTCTTGAAATCTATCTTCTCGCTCTGCGTGAGATAAAGGCGTGTTGTTGGTAGATGAAAAAGGAGATACCGCACCTGTACTTTGCCAAAACGTACCATCTGGCATGGTGCCGGCATAGTTAAGGTTGGTAAAGTGTCGTGCTTGTGCCCAATCGCCAGATCTGATGTTTGACCATTGCGCATTTTGGTTTACAAATGCCGACG from Pedobacter sp. SL55 includes these protein-coding regions:
- a CDS encoding SusC/RagA family TonB-linked outer membrane protein; this translates as MTLKNCASSVVFLLLCLFSVGLSAQTVKIKGVVKSEDGQGIPGVSVVVKDTNKGVSTNEKGEYEISVQKGKILEFKSLGYKTHLQGVANATTINVTLVDDVSAMNEVIVVGYGTQKKSTVSSAVSKLENKNLDEIPTSRLDNALIGKIAGLTVQNNTSEAGADPTLRVRGASSINANADPLVVVDGHPIADGLAFINPYDVESIEVLKDAASSAIYGSRGANGVILVTTKKGVADKPKFSVKSFYGIKEAYEVYPILTTSQYTELLFAEAKLRENDPSVPAASKNLINANERAAYIIENQISGSPTDWQQESLRNAGIYNLQLNVAGGKKDMRYYVSGNLQQDQGVMKDSENNKGNVRVKLDINLSPKLMLNVNINPTYTKIQRPSENFTNYYRFPSFLPVFHSAFTSAFVNQNAQWSNIRSGDWAQARHFTNLNYAGTMPDGTFWQSTGAVSPFSSTNNTPLSHAEREDRFQESYRFQSGTDLTYNPNKNLSFKSSVGAYYLSREDRNFIRSEARKDGDVNQATITTGTTVDILWENTMNYKKNFGNHNFTGLLGFTLQSNSVKGSQQIGYNFPSDDFSTLNQAAYFDQAPAIPVNVKTGLVSYLGRVNYDYKGKYIATASLRTDESSIFGPGNRRGWFPAFSAGWNIASESFMKGSKKWLENLKIRASYGETGNNRITPFSYLDLLFRSNYVFGEGTGQVSPGQSPNNLVTFGPNITWETTKSTNIGLDVGLFRNKIQLSLEYYHSITDKLLLQQAQQAITGSDSFWTNNGKIRNQGFEIEFTSNNIGTKNFNWTTSLNVAANRNKLLKLGGNEPYLLNYGERSEIYASIVGQPYVQFFGYKTDGVWISQDEADAAVAGGQTSILQGYFAAGGVKLKDINGDNKIDLSDRVIMGNPFPDFTWGLTNTIRYKKFDLNILMQGSQGGQLINGDLFYNESKRQNERYIKDRWVSPANPGDGKTPYFTNGIAADLLLTDYGVESATYAYLRNIIVGYTLPAKALKKFNVSSLRLYASVDNVFFITGSSYRGINPEARLTTASYASPVVAGYQRGGFPVNRTYTFGLDFNF